TACCCGGTCTCGCCCTCGCGGACGGCGTCGGGAGCCCCGCCCGAGTCCCCGGCCACCACCGGCAGCCCGGTCGCCGAGGCCTCCAGGTAGACGATGCCCAGACCCTCCACGTCCAGGCCCCGGTTACGGGTCCGGCAGGGCATCGCGTAGACGTCACCGGCGGCGTAGTGCGCGGGCAGCTCCGCCGAGGGCACCGAGCCGGTGAACACCACGTCCCGCTCCACACCGGTCTGCCGGGCCAGCTTCTCCAGCGCCGCCCGGTACGGCCCGCCGCCGACGACCAGCAGCGCCGCGTCGGGCACCCGGCGGCGGATCTCCGGCATGGCGCGGATGAGCATGTCCTGCCCCTTGCGCGGCACCAGCCGGGAGACGCAGACCACCACGGGCCGGTCGGCGAGCCCCAGCCGGACGCGCACCGGCTCACCGTCCACCGACGGGTGGTAGGTGTCCACGTCCACGCCGGGGGCCAGCCGTTGCAGCTCGGTCACCCCGTGCAGGGCGCGCTCCAGCCGTACCCGGGTGTAGTCGCCGAGGTAGGTGACCACGTCGGTGCCCCGGCCGATGCGGCGCAGCGCGGCCCGGGCGGCGGGCAGCGCGGCCCAGCCGACCTCGTGGCCGTGGGTCTGCGCGACGACCCGGCGGACACCGGCCCGGCGGCGCAGCCCGGCGGCGAGCAGGCCCAGCGGCGCGGCGGCGCCGAACCAGACGGTGTCGCAGTCGTGGGCGCGGGCCAGCCGGGCGGCCCGGCGGGCGATCAGCGGGGTGGGCAGCAACACCCGGGTACGCTCCCGGACCACCTCGAACGGCTGCGCGGCGTCGAAGGCCGCCGCGCCCCGCCAACTGGAGGCGTAGACCACCACCGAGCCGGCGGGCTGGCGGACGGCGAGGTTGTGCACGAAGGACTGGATGCCGCCGGGGCGGGGCGGGAAGTCGTTCGTGATCAGCAACGTCCGGCTCATCTGCCGGCCTCCCTGGCGTAGGCGCGGGCGGCGGCCATCCGCTCCACGGTGGACGGGTGCGACGCCGACCAGAGGTACTCCCAGCGCGGCGGGTCGGGGTCGGCCAGGTTGACCCCGGCCAGCCGGCGCTGCATCGCCTCGAAGGTGGCCGGGTCGCCGGTCAGCGCCAGGGCGTGCGCGTCGGCGCGGGCCTCGACCCGGCGGGAGACCGCCGCCTGCACCGGCGCGGCGATCAGCCCGGCGAGCGTCACCAGGGCGATCAGCAGCCCGAAGGCGCGGGGCTCGGCGACCGAGTCGACCCCGGCCAGCCGGGTCAGCGGCCGCCACGAGCCGAGCAGGTAGAGCCCGACGACCACGGCGGCGGCGCCGAGCGCCCCGGTGAGGGTGCCGACGGCGACGTCCCGGTCCCGGGCGTGCCCCAGCTCGTGCGCGACGACGCTGGTCACCTCGGCCGGGGTGGCCTCGCGCAGCAGGGTGTCGTAGACGACCACCCGCCGGGTCGGCCCCAGCCCGGAGACGTACGCGTTGACCGCCTTCGTGCGGCGGGAGGCGTCGGCGACCAGCACGTCGCGCACCGGCACGCCGTCACGCTCCGCCATGGCCATCAGCTCGGTACGCAGTGGACCCTGCTCCATCGGGGTGAACCGGTTGAACACCGGCTCCACCAGCACCGGCAGCACGAAGGACAGCAGCACCACCAGCCCGGCCGCCCCGGCCGCGCCGAACGCCCACCACCAGCGCGGGGCGAGCCGGGTGACGGTGTAGAAGCCGAGCAGCGCGACCGCGCCGATCACCGCGCTGACCGCGTACGACTTGAGCAGGTCGACGGTCCAGCCGCCCCAGCCGTGGGTGCTCAGCCCGTAGCGGGTGAGCACGGCGTGCCGCCAGGCGGCGAAGGGCAGGGTGAGCAGGTCGGCGACGAGCACGACGGCGAGACCGCCGAGCACCGCGCGGGCGATCCAGTGGTCGCCGAAGGGCCGGCCGGCCAGCTCGACCAGGCGCGCGCCGAGCGGGGTGAGCCCGAGCAGCAGCGCCACCAGCAGCCCGAGCGCCAGCGCGCCGTACGCCCCGGGGCGCAGCGCGGCACGGAACTCCCGCCCCCGGGCGACCTGCTCGGCCGGCAGGTCGCGCAGCGCGGCGAGCTGGTCGGCGCGCGGCGCCGGCGGGCGGCTCCACGGCACCAGCAGGGCACCGGCCACCAGCAGGGCTGTCACCAGGGCGGCCAGGGTCAGCACCGCCCATCCCCGGGGGGTCACGCCGGCACTCCGGACGCCGGCCTGCCGCCACCACGCCGTACCCGCGTCATGCCGCCGCTCCTCCCGCCGTGAGCGACCATCCTATTGCCCACCGGCCGCAGGCCCGGCGGGGTGCCCACGCACCGCGACGCGGGTGGGACGCGGCGGTCAGGCCACCCGGCGGCGGCGGGCGGGACGGGCGCGGCCGGTCTCGTGGGCCAGCACCTCCACCTCGAACCCGGCGCGGGCGAACATCTCGATCGCCCGGTGCTCGGCGGAGCCCAGCCCGGCGGCCGGCGAGTCGGCGTCGAGCAGGGCGGTCACCAGGCAGCCGGAGCAGCCGGCGCCCCGGATCCCGCACCTGTCGCAGTCGATGAGCATCGTGCCTCCTGACGCAGTGCGGCGGTGGACGGGCGAGACTCCGTCGTCACCACCCGAGCACCGTCGGTCAGGTCGGACACTAGACACCGGGTACGACAGAAACGGACAACCGGTGATCAACACCTAGGAGCGGGACAGCCGGCGCAGCAGCGAGTCCGCGCCGAGCGGGTACGCCCCGTGCCGGCGCACCCCGTCGGCGACCTCCCGGTCGGAGGAGACCACCACCACCGGCCGCCCGGCCGGCTCGGCCCGCACCAGCCGGCGGATCAGCTCGTCGGCGGTCTCCCCCTTGCGGGAGAAGAGCACCCGGACCCCGCGCGGGGTGGGCGGCAGCCCGTGCATCCGCTCGGCCCCGTCGAACACGACGGTCACCTCGTCGCCGGTCTGCGCGGCGATCCCGCCGAGCCCGGTGATCAGGCGTTTGCGCTGCTGTTCGAGGGACATCTCGCCGAAGCCGCGTTTGGTGACGTTGTAGCCGTCCACCACCAGGTGGGCCCGGGGCAGGGCGAGGAGCTGGTCCAGCCGGGCCGGGTCGTCGGTGTCGCGGGCCCGGGCCGCCGGTCCGCCGGCGGGCGCCGCCGCCGGGTTCTCGGCGAAGGCGTCGGCCACGAAGTCGGCGGGCAGCTTGTCCACCGGGTCCAGCGCCAGCTCCCGGCGGAGCCCGACGGCGGCCTGCCCGATGGTCTCCAGCAGCAGCCAGAGCCGGGCGTCGTCGACGGAGCGGGCCTCCTTGGCGCTGGCCCGGGCCACCCCGGCCGCCGCCTCGGCCTCGGCGAGGCGGGCCCGTGCCCGGCGCAGCTCGGCGTCGGCGTCGGCGGCCGCCCGGGCGGCCCGGCCCCGCTCGGTGGCGAGCAGCTCGTTGGCCTTGCGCTCGCGCGCCTGGGTCTCCCGCAGCGTCCGGCTGAGCTGCCGGGCCTCCTCCCGCAGCTGGCCCAGCTCCTCGCGGACCCGGGCCAGCTCGTCGCGGAGCTTCTCCGCCTCGACCCGGGCCACCGCCCGGTCGTGCTCGGCGCGGCCGGCCCGCTGCTCGGCCTCGCGGACCAGCTCGGCGACGACGGCGCTGTCCGCCTCGGCGCGCACCGCCGCGCCACTGGCGTCGATCAGCTCCCGCCAGCCCCGGGGCCGGGCAAGGTACGCCAGCGCGGCCACCTCGACCGGGTCGGCGGCGGCCGGGGCGGTCCCGTCGACCACGGCCGCGCCCAGGTCGCCGGCGTCGGCGAGCACCCGGGCGGTGACCCGCTGCCGGAACAGCGGATCGGCGGTGAGCTGGGCGGCGATCGCCGGGGCGCCGAGGCGGGCCCGGCGGTTCGGGGCGAACTTGGCCACCCGGCGCAGCGGCACCGGCACCTCGTCGGCGGGCAGGCCGGGCAGCACGGCGGCGGTCAGCGCCACGATGCGCTGGCGGACCGGCTCCGGCAGGACCGGCTCCGGCAGGACCGGCTCCGGCTCGGGCGCCCCCGCACCCGGGTCGACGCCGGCCTCGGGCGCGGCGGCGGACGACCTCTCCTCGGGGAGGTGGTCGTCGTACGGCTCGGTGAGGGGCATGTGGCAAGTCTCCCACCGCGACCGGGCCCACCGCCGGATGAGTGAGCCGATCTCTCATCCTAGCCTCGTGGTAACTGCTGGGACCGGTGTGCCGGGAGTGTCGGACCGGCCGGTTACCGTGCCGCCCGTGGCACCTGGGGAGTACGTCCAGCAGACGCTGGCCGGTCTGGATCCGACGGCGGGCGGCGGGGTCGACCCGACCCTGCCGCTCTACGCGACCACCTTCGTGGTGGTCGACCTGGAGACCACCGGCGGGGCGCCGGACGGCGGCGGGATCACCGAGATCGGCGCGGTCAAGGTGCGCGGCGGCGAGGAGCTGGGGGTGCTCGCCACCCTGGTCAACCCGGGGGTGCCGATCCCGCCGTTCATCACCGTCCTGACCGGCATCACCCAGGCCATGCTGGTGCCCGCCCCGCCGATCGAGCAGGTGCTGCCGAGCTTTCTGGAGTTCATCTCCGACGCGGTGCTGGTCGCCCACAACGCCCCCTACGACGTGGGCTTCCTCAAGGCCGCCTGCGCCAAGCACGGCTACCGCTGGCCCAACCCCCGGGTGCTCGACACCGCGGCGCTGGCCCGGCGGGTGCTCACCCGCGACGAGGTGCCCAACCGCAAGCTCGGCACCCTCGCCGCGTACTTCCGCACCGCCACCCAGCCGACCCACCGGGCGCTGGACGACGCTAAGGCCACCGTCGACGTGCTGCACGGGCTGATCGCCCGGCTCGGCGGGCACCGGGTCGACACGGTCGGCGAGGCGATCGAGTTCGCCCGGGCGGTCACCCCGACCCAGCGGCGCAAGCGGCACCTCGCCGAAGGGCTGCCCAAGGCGCCCGGGGTCTACATCTTCCGGGCCGCCGACGACCGGCCGCTCTACGTCGGCACCTCCGGCGACATCGCCACCCGGGTGCGCAGCTACTTCACCGCCGCCGAGAAGCGGGCCCGGATGTCGGAGATGCTGGCCGCCGCCGAGCGGGTGGAGGCGGTCGAGTGCGCCCACCCGCTCGAGGCGGAGGTCCGCGAGCTGCGGCTGATCGCCGCGCACGCGCCGCCGTACAACCGCCGCTCCAAGTTCCCGGAGCGGATGGTCTGGCTCAAGCTGACCGACGAGGCGTACCCGCGGCTGTCCGTGGTGCGCGCCCTCTCCGTGACCGACACCGCGTACCTCGGGCCGTTCCGCTCCAAGCAGGCCGCCGAGCTGGCCGCCGCGGGGTTCCACGACGCGGTCCCGCTGCGCCAGTGCACCCACCGGCTCTCGCTGCGCACGGTCACGCCGGCCTGCGCGCTGGCCGAGCTGGGCCGCTGCCCGGCGCCCTGCGAGCACCGGATCACCCCCGACGAGTACGACCACCGCGCCGCCGCCCCGTTCCGCACCGCGACCACGAACGACCCGCAGGTGGTGGTCGACGCCCTGCTCGCCCGGATCGAGACGCTCTCGGCGGCCCAGCGCTACGAGGAGGCCGCGGTGGTGCGCTCCCGGCTGGCGGCGGTGCTGCGGGCCACCGTACGGATGCAGCGGCTGGCCGCGCTGACCCGGATCGCCGAGCTGGCCGCCGCCCGGCCCGCCGCCGGCGGTGGCTGGGAGCTGGCGCTGGTCCGGCACGGCCGGCTGGCCGGGGCCGGGGTCTCCCCGCCCGGCGTCCACCCCCGACCGACCATCGCCGCGATCCGGGCGACCGCCGAGACGGTGCCACCGGGGCACGGACCGGTGCCCCGGGCCTCCGCCGAGGAGACCGAACGCATCCTGTCCTGGTTGGAACGACCGGAGACCCGCCTGGTGGAGATGACCGACGAGTGGTCCTCGCCGATCTCCGGCGCGGCCCGCTTCCGCGACCTCCTGGCGAAGGCCGAGAACGGAGGATCCCACCAACTCTCGACCGAACGCTCATGAGCAAGTAACCGATCGGACGACCTCGCCTCACTTAGGCTGTTAAGGGAGTGCAGTCCTGCCCGTTTCGTGGGCCTGCTTCCGGTTGCCGGCGACGGTGACCGCGGAGCCGGGGTGAGGAGGTGTCCCTCGTGGACGTCGACGCCGGACACGGCGCCGCCCTGGGGGGCGCGCTCCCGACCCAGCCCGGGGAGCTGCCGCTGGCCCGCCGGCTGCGGTCCCTGCTCAGCTGGCCGACCAACGACACCGACCCGGTCAGCCCGCTGGTCCGCAGCCACCGTGGCATCCACCCGAACGCCGACCCGTCGGTGCTGCGCCGGGCGTACACGATCGCGGAGAACATGCACCGCGGTCAGTTCCGCAAGAGCGGCGAGCCGTACATCACCCATCCGCTGGCGGTCGCCGAGATCTGCGCCGACCTCGGCATGGACACCACCACCCTGGTCGCGGCGCTGCTGCACGACACGGTGGAGGACACCCGCTACACGTTGCAGGCGCTCGCCGAGGACTTCGGCCGCGAGGTGGCCCACCTGGTCGACGGGGTGACCAAGTTCGACAAGGCGTTCTACGGCAAGGCCGCCGAGGCGGAGACGATCCGCAAGATGATCATCGCGGCCGGCAAGGACGTCCGGGTGCTGATCATCAAGCTGGCCGACCGGCTGCACAACATGCGCACCCTCGGCGTCCGCTCCGCCGCCTCCCGGGAGCGGATCGCCCGCAAGACCCAGGAGGTGCTCGTCCCGCTCTGCGACCGGTTGGGCATCCAGACCCTCAAACGCGAGCTGGACGACGTGGTGCTGCTGCACCTGGAGCCCGACGAGCACGCCCGCATCGCCCGGCACGTGCACGACCGGCCCGGCTGGAACACGTACCTCGACGAGGTGGTCGCCCAGGCGAAGGTGGCGCTGCGCCGCAGCCGGGTGGACGCCGAGGTGAGCCCCCGCCCCCGGCACCTCTACTCGATCTGGAAGGACACCGTGGCCGGCGGCCACACCGCCCCGTTCGACCTGCCGCGCATCGTGATCGTGGTGGACGGTCCGGCCACCGACTGCTACGCCGCCCTCGGCGCCGTGCACGGCCGCTGGCGGCCGATCCCCGGCCGGTTCAAGGACTTCATCGCCTCGCCGAAGAACAACCTCTACCGGTCCCTGCACACCAGCGTCCGTGGTCCGCAGGACCGCACCGTCGAGGTGCTGATCCGTACCCGGGAGATGCACCGCTGGGCGGAGTACGGCATCGCCGCGGACTTCCGCTTCCCCCGCTCCGCCGGTCCGGACGCGGTGCGGGTCGACCAGCTGGCCTGGCTGCGCCGGGTGCTCGACTGGGAACACGAGGCGCCCGACCCGGCCCAGTTCCTCGAGTCGTTGCGCTGCGACCTGGCCGAGGCGCAGATCCAGGTGGTCGCCGACGGCCGTCAGGTCGTCCTCCCGGCCGGGGCCACCCCGGTCGACCTGGCGTACGAGCTGGGCACCGAACGCGGCGACCACTGTCTCGCCGCCCGGATCAACGGGCGGCTGGCCCCGCTCTCCTCCGAACTGGAGGACGGCGACGTGGTGGAGATCTTCACCGAGAACGACGCCGAGACCGGGTTCGAGGCGACGGCCGCCCCGCGCGGCCCACGCCGGGAGTGGCTCGGCTTCGTCAAGTCGCCCCAGGCCCAGATGCAGATCAACCGCTGGTTCGCCGAGCACACCGAGCCGGGTATCTCCATCGCCGACAAGGTACGCCTGGGCCGGGCCACCATCGGCCTGGCGCTGCGCAAGCACGACCGGGGTCTGGCCAGCGACCTGCCGCTGCTGCGGCTGTCCGAGGAACTCGGCTACCCCGACCTGGAGACCCTGCTGGTCGCGGTCTTCGACCGGGCGGTCGAGCCGGACGAGGTGGTCCGGCAGCTCATCGACCTGGTGGACCACCGCCAGTAACGCACCTCCGGCAGCCCGCCGCACCCGCCCGGTCCAGGCCGGACCAGCGCCCGGCCGCCGTCCCGGTGTCCGCAGCCCGCGCACCGGTCCCGATCCAGGCCGGAGCAACGCGCCAGCCGCCCTCCTGGCGTCCGCAGCCCACCGCACCGCCCCCGCTCCGGGCCCGAACACCGCGCCGGCCGTCCTCCCGGCATCCGCAGCCCACTGGCCGGCCCCGATCCAGGCCCGAACACCGCGCCAGCCACCCTCCCGGCATCCGCAGCCCACCGCCAGCCCTGGGTTCCCGCTGTCCGGCCTGCCTCGTACCCGCCGGCCGGCTCCCGCAGCACGCACGCGCCTTCAGCCCGCCCAGGTCAACGACACCGGCCCGGCGAAACCAGGCCCCCAGATGTGCACGCCCCAACTGGCTCCCAGGGCACGAGCTCAGGTTGCAGCGGGCTGGCTGCGGCAGCAGGCCGCCGCAGCGGATGGATCGCAGCACCAGGCCGGCCAGCAACTCAGGCAGCATCAGGGCTGACCACAGCACCTGGCTGGCCGCTACAGACTTGAGCACACCAATGAATCGCAGCGGCGGCCGCCTCACCCCGCTCGGATCCACCGACACACCCGACGGACCCCACTGCCCCGGACGGGGCCCACCCCGGCGCCCTCAGCGCACCCGACCGCCGCACCACCATGCCCAGCCGCACTGCCGACCGACCAGCACGCCGCGCATCCCGACCGTCCCCTGGCCCGACCCCGATCCATTCATGCGCTCAAGTCCGTAGCGTCTCCACCCACACCACCCCCTGCCGGCCCCGCCGGCACCGAACGTCGTCCACCCTGCCGGCCTGCCGTCGGTGATCAAGAGGTATGCGTCCTCCACCGCCGGAATCCTGACCCCAAACTTCTTGATCACCGGGACGGAGCAGCTGACAGGGCGAGGGAGGTGGGTGATTGGGCGAGAGGGGTGGGTGACGGGCGGGGCGGAGGCGGGTGACGGGGCGAGGGAGCAGGTGACAGGGCAGGGAGCAGGGTGACGGGGCGGGTGGGCGGGGGCGGGGGCGGGGTGAGGATGGGTGCCAGGGCGGGTGGTGTGGGGCCCGGCATGACGGGCGGGGGTGGACCGCCTAGCCTGGACCCATGATCCCCCGCTCGCGCGCCACCGGCCGGGCCGTCGCCTACAAGGTCTTCTACCGCCTGCCGGTGACGATGCGGCGGCGGCTGGTCCGGCTCGCCGTGCCGAAGTACGTCGTCGGCGCGGTCACCCTCGTCCGGGACAGCGAAGCCGAGGGTGTGGGCCGCATCCTGCTGCTGCGCCAGCCTCCCGGCTACAGCTGGACCCTGCCCGCCGGCCTGCTCCAGCGCGCCGAGGCCCCCGTCGTGGGCGCCGCCCGCGAGCTGTACGAGGAGTCGGGCATCCGGCTGGCTCCCGACCGGCTGCGCCCGGCCGTGCCGAACGCGCTGGTGCACGCCAAGGGCTGGGTCGACATGGTCTTCGAGACGGAGGTGCCGGCGTCGACCACCACGCTCAAGGTGGACGGCGCGGAGGTCTTCGAGGCCGCCTGGCACTCGCTGGACGACCTGCCCCGGCTCAGCCGGGCCACCGCCTTCCTCCTCGGTCACTACGGCATCGGTCCGTTGGCCGGGCAGACCCCGCCCGCCGGCCGGCCCCCGGCGTGACCGGTCCCGGGCACGCCACCGCCCCGGACGCCCCGCACCGGGCGCAGCCGGGGCCGCACCCCGCGCCCCCGACACCGCCGAGCCCGGGCACCGCACACCCGAGGACCCCAGGCCCGAACCACGCACACCGCACGGCATCGGAGCCCGACACTGCGACGGCCGGCGGCGAGGCGTACCCGGGGATCTGTGCGGTGGTGCTCGCCGCCGGTGAGGGGACCCGGCTCCGCCCGCTGACCGCGCGGGTGCCCAAGGCGCTCTGTCCCGTCGGCAACGTGCCGCTGCTCGACCGGGCGCTGGCCCGGCTCGCCGGGCTGGGCCTGGCCGGGCCCGGGCGGGTCGCGGTGAACGCCTGCTACCTGGCCGATCAGGTGGTCGCGCACGTCGGTGAGCGGGCCCATCTCTCGGTGGAGCCGGGCGAGCCGCTGGGCACCGCCGGTGGGCTGGGCAACCTGCGCGACTGGATCGACGGACGCGGGGTGCTGGTCGGCAACGCCGACGCGTACCTCGCCGATCCGCACGCGGCCCCGGGCCCGGACGTCGCCGCGCTGCTCGACGGCTGGGACGGGCACGGCGTACGACTGCTCGGTCGACCGGCCGCGGACCCGGCGGCTCCCGGCACCTTCGCCGGGCACGTCTTCACCGGGTTCTCGCTGCTGCCGTGGCGGCTGGTCCGCGACCTGCCGCCCACCTTCGGCGACCTGGTCCGGGCGGTGTGGCGGCCGGCGGAGGCGGCGGGCGCGCTGGAGGTGATGGCCTACCCGGGCACGTTCTACGACACCGGCACCCCGGGCGACTACCTGGCCGCCAACCTGCACGCCGCCGGCGACGGCGCCCTCGTCGATCCGGCGGCCACGGTGACCGGCCGGGTACGCCGGGCGGTGGTCGGGGCCGGAGCGGTGGTGCGCGGCGACGTGGAACGGGTGGTGGTCTGGCCCGGCGCGACCGTCGGGCCGCACGAGCGGCTGCGCGACGTGATCCGGGCCGGCGACGACCTGACCGTGCCGGCCGGCGCACCGGGGCCCGGGCAGCGGCGCTGAGCCGCCGTCCCGGTCCGGGCCGGCGGGCGAACATCTAGCATGAGCCACGACGTCGACGAACGGAGAATCGTCCAGTGATCACCGCGATCGTCCTGATCGACTGCGCCACCGACTCGATCCCCGAGGTGGCCGAGACTCTGGCCAACCTGCCCGGCGTCAGCGAGGTCTACTCGGTGGCCGGGCACGTGGACCTGATCGCCGTGGTCCGGGTCCGCGAGTTCGAGCAGATCGCCGAGGTCATCGCCGGCCGCATCTCCAAGGTGCCCGGCGTGATCGACACCGAGTCGCACATCGCGTTCCGCGCCTACTCCCAGCACGACCTGGAGGAGGCGTTCGCGATCGGTCTCGCCAACGCCGACTGACCGACCCACGTACGGCGACCGGCCCGCCCCGAAGGGCGGGCCGGCCGTGTGTCGTGCCGTGACGTCAGCTGTTACCCGGAGCCGGCGTCTCGGTGGTGCCACCCGGAGCGGGCTGCTCGGTCGTGCCGCCCGGAGCCGGGGACTCGGTGGTGCCGCCCGGAGCCGGCGTGGTGGTGCCACCCGGGCTCGGGGTGCCGCTGGCGCTGGCCTGCGGGACCGGGATGCCCAGCTGCTGGGCCAGGGCGACCAGTTCGTCGTAGTGGGCCTGCAGGACCGGCAGCGCGTCCTGGGCCAGCTGGATCACCGACTGCTCGGAACCCTGCGAGATCTCGGTCTGGGTGGCCTGGATGGCCTGCACGTGACCGGCCAGCTGGGCCGTCACCCACGCCCGGTCGAACTCGGCGCCGCTGAGGTTGTTCAGCTCGTCGGCGACCCGCTGCTGGTCGGCGGTGGGCTCATTCGGCAGGGTCACACCCAACTGCTGCGCGGTGCTCTGCACCGTCTGGTCGAGCTGGGTGTGGTCCGTCTTGAACATCTCGCCGAGCCGCTTGACGTCCGCGTTCTGGCCCTTCTGCTGGGCCAGGTCGCCCGCCGCGATCTCGAACAGGTTCACCTGGTGAACCGCCTGCAGATACTGCGTGTCCTGCTGTGACGGCTGGGCGGCGGCCTGCGCGGCCGCGGCCGGCGCGATGCCGACCAGGACCAGCGCGGCCAGCAGTCCCAGGCGTTTGATACCCAACATGTTTCCCTCCCCGTTTCCGTTGGACCGCACGGATACCCGGCTGACGGGGGTTATTCCTGCCCTACCACCCGTCGGTGGAGGCTCGCCCGGCGCGTCGGGACAGCCGGGACGACCGGCCCGGAAACGGGCGTGGCGCCCGCCGGAGGACTCCGGCGGGCGCCACGGTGCAGCAGGTGTGTCAGCGACGGCTCTCGCCGCTGCCGATCTCCTCGCGCTCGGCGCGCGGCTCGACCGGCGGGTGTCCCGGCGAGACCGGCGCCTCGGCCGGCTTCTCGATCGGGTAGAAGAAGCCCCGGATCGCCGGGCCGAGGGCCCCGAGCCGGTTCATCTTCTTCGGCACCACCCAGCCGACGTAGTCCAGCTCGGCGTGTCCGTCGTGACCGTCGGCCGAGGTCAGTGGCTGGTGCACCTCGACGAACCGGCCGTCCGGCAGGCGCCGGATGATGCCGGTCTCCACGCCGTGGGCCAGCACCTCCCGGTCGTGCTGCTGGAGGCCGAGGCAGATCCGGTACGTGACGTAGTACGCCAGCGGCGGGATCACCAGCAGGCCGACCCGGCCCGCCCAGGTCATCGCGTTGAGGCTGATCTGGAACTTGTCGGCGATCACGTCGTTGCCGCCGGAGAGGGTCAGCACGATGTAGAACGACACCGCCATGGCGCCCACCGCGGTACGGGCCGGAACGTCCCGCGGCCGCTGGAGCAGGTTGTGGTGCTTGTGGTCCTTGAGGCGGCGGGCCTCCAGGAACGGGTACATCGTCGACAGGCCGACCAGGATGCCCGGCAGCACGACCGTGGGCCAGAACAGCGGCGGGATGACGTACCCGTCGCCGATCGGGATGTTGATCTCCCAGGCCGGCATGAGGCGGGTCGAGCCGTCGAGGAACATGACGTACCAGTCGGGCTGGCTGGCGGCCGAGACCACCCACGCCTCGTACGGGCCGAAGTACCAGATCGGGTTGATCTGGAACAGACCGCCCATCAGCGCGATCACGCCGAAGACGACCATGAAGAAGCCGCCCTGCTTGAGCGCGTAGCGCGGGAACATCCGCTCGCCGACCACGTTCTCGTTGGTCCGGCCGGGGCCGGGCCACTGGGTGTGCTTCTGCTTGAAGACCAGGCCCAGGTGGGCGCCGATCAGCGCGAGCAGCAGACCCGGGATCAGCAACACGTGGGCGATGTAGAACCGGCTGATGATGATCGTGCCGGGGAACTCACCGCCGAAGATCGACGAGGTCAGCCAGGAGCCGATCACCGGGATCGAGAGCATGATGCCGGAGGCGATCCGCAGACCGGTGCCGGAGAGGCCGTCGTCCGGCAGCGAGTAGCCGGTGAAGCCGGCCAGGAAGCCGACCCAGAACAGCAGCGAACCGATGATCCAGTTCGTCTCCCGCGGCTTGCGGAACGCGCCGGTGAAGAAGACCCGCATCATGTGCACGACGATCGCGGCCATGAACAGCAGCGCCGACCAGTGGTGCATCTGCCGCATGATCAGGCCACCGCGGACGTCGAACGAGATGTCCAGGCTGGAGGCGTACGCGGCGGACATCGGCGTGCCCCGCAGCGGGGCGTAGCTGCCGTTGTAGACCACCTCGGTCATCGCCGGCTCGTAGAAGAAGGTCAGGAAGACACCGGTCATCAGCAGCACGACGAACGAGAAGAGCGCGATCTCGCCGAGCAGGAAGGACCAGTGGTCCGGGAAGACCTTGTTGAGGAGTTTGCGCAGCGGGGTGGCGACCTGGAAGCGGTCGTCCACCGCACCGGCCGTCTTGGCCGGCACCGCTGCTGCATCGAACTTTCGGCGCTTCACGGCCGCTCCCAGAAGTCGGGACCGATGGTTTCGGTGTAGTCGGACTTCGCCACGAAGAAGCCCTCTTCGTCCACCTCGATCGGCAGCTGCGGCAGCCGACGGCTGGCCGGGCCGAAGATGGGCCGGGCGTTGTCGGTGATCAGGAACTGCGACTGGTGGCACGGGCAGAGCAGCCGGTTGGTCTGCTGCTCGTACAGGCTCGCCGGGCAGCCGGCGTGCGTGCAGATCTTCGAGTACGCCGCGT
This genomic interval from Micromonospora coxensis contains the following:
- a CDS encoding DEDD exonuclease domain-containing protein, whose translation is MAPGEYVQQTLAGLDPTAGGGVDPTLPLYATTFVVVDLETTGGAPDGGGITEIGAVKVRGGEELGVLATLVNPGVPIPPFITVLTGITQAMLVPAPPIEQVLPSFLEFISDAVLVAHNAPYDVGFLKAACAKHGYRWPNPRVLDTAALARRVLTRDEVPNRKLGTLAAYFRTATQPTHRALDDAKATVDVLHGLIARLGGHRVDTVGEAIEFARAVTPTQRRKRHLAEGLPKAPGVYIFRAADDRPLYVGTSGDIATRVRSYFTAAEKRARMSEMLAAAERVEAVECAHPLEAEVRELRLIAAHAPPYNRRSKFPERMVWLKLTDEAYPRLSVVRALSVTDTAYLGPFRSKQAAELAAAGFHDAVPLRQCTHRLSLRTVTPACALAELGRCPAPCEHRITPDEYDHRAAAPFRTATTNDPQVVVDALLARIETLSAAQRYEEAAVVRSRLAAVLRATVRMQRLAALTRIAELAAARPAAGGGWELALVRHGRLAGAGVSPPGVHPRPTIAAIRATAETVPPGHGPVPRASAEETERILSWLERPETRLVEMTDEWSSPISGAARFRDLLAKAENGGSHQLSTERS
- a CDS encoding glycosyltransferase family 4 protein; its protein translation is MSRTLLITNDFPPRPGGIQSFVHNLAVRQPAGSVVVYASSWRGAAAFDAAQPFEVVRERTRVLLPTPLIARRAARLARAHDCDTVWFGAAAPLGLLAAGLRRRAGVRRVVAQTHGHEVGWAALPAARAALRRIGRGTDVVTYLGDYTRVRLERALHGVTELQRLAPGVDVDTYHPSVDGEPVRVRLGLADRPVVVCVSRLVPRKGQDMLIRAMPEIRRRVPDAALLVVGGGPYRAALEKLARQTGVERDVVFTGSVPSAELPAHYAAGDVYAMPCRTRNRGLDVEGLGIVYLEASATGLPVVAGDSGGAPDAVREGETGYVVGGRDVAQLADRVATLLADRDLARQLGAAGRAWVEKEWRWETQAERMAALLKA
- a CDS encoding NYN domain-containing protein, which translates into the protein MPLTEPYDDHLPEERSSAAAPEAGVDPGAGAPEPEPVLPEPVLPEPVRQRIVALTAAVLPGLPADEVPVPLRRVAKFAPNRRARLGAPAIAAQLTADPLFRQRVTARVLADAGDLGAAVVDGTAPAAADPVEVAALAYLARPRGWRELIDASGAAVRAEADSAVVAELVREAEQRAGRAEHDRAVARVEAEKLRDELARVREELGQLREEARQLSRTLRETQARERKANELLATERGRAARAAADADAELRRARARLAEAEAAAGVARASAKEARSVDDARLWLLLETIGQAAVGLRRELALDPVDKLPADFVADAFAENPAAAPAGGPAARARDTDDPARLDQLLALPRAHLVVDGYNVTKRGFGEMSLEQQRKRLITGLGGIAAQTGDEVTVVFDGAERMHGLPPTPRGVRVLFSRKGETADELIRRLVRAEPAGRPVVVVSSDREVADGVRRHGAYPLGADSLLRRLSRS
- a CDS encoding M48 family metallopeptidase, encoding MTPRGWAVLTLAALVTALLVAGALLVPWSRPPAPRADQLAALRDLPAEQVARGREFRAALRPGAYGALALGLLVALLLGLTPLGARLVELAGRPFGDHWIARAVLGGLAVVLVADLLTLPFAAWRHAVLTRYGLSTHGWGGWTVDLLKSYAVSAVIGAVALLGFYTVTRLAPRWWWAFGAAGAAGLVVLLSFVLPVLVEPVFNRFTPMEQGPLRTELMAMAERDGVPVRDVLVADASRRTKAVNAYVSGLGPTRRVVVYDTLLREATPAEVTSVVAHELGHARDRDVAVGTLTGALGAAAVVVGLYLLGSWRPLTRLAGVDSVAEPRAFGLLIALVTLAGLIAAPVQAAVSRRVEARADAHALALTGDPATFEAMQRRLAGVNLADPDPPRWEYLWSASHPSTVERMAAARAYAREAGR